A genome region from Chengkuizengella sp. SCS-71B includes the following:
- a CDS encoding glycerophosphodiester phosphodiesterase → MKIGDAMNSQIEITKSKKRVRRMKWFFSILSVIGFLFIIFQFLPVKKQEKNMFVSKGSPFVIAHRGGAGITPENTLTAFKNAKKIGVDALEFDVHLTKDGEIVVIHDETLDRTTNGTGNVADYRLDELKQLDAGYHFVDEQGNYSYRGKGVTIPTLAEVFENFSELPMIIEIKPENKELTGKVYEMIKEYDLADKVIINSFYENVLVWFHEIAGDEIAIGAGPETVKKYVISNLFYLDRLISLDVHAFQLPLEQSGIDLASKRIIQTLQKRNIAVQYWTINDVEEMEELIDLGVDGIITNYPDRLISLLK, encoded by the coding sequence ATGAAAATAGGTGATGCAATGAATTCTCAGATTGAAATAACAAAAAGTAAAAAACGTGTGCGAAGAATGAAGTGGTTTTTTTCCATATTAAGTGTGATTGGCTTTTTATTTATTATTTTTCAATTTTTGCCTGTCAAAAAACAAGAAAAAAATATGTTTGTAAGTAAAGGAAGCCCTTTTGTCATAGCTCATCGAGGAGGAGCTGGAATCACGCCTGAGAATACATTGACGGCATTTAAAAACGCTAAGAAAATAGGTGTAGATGCATTAGAGTTTGATGTTCATTTAACGAAAGATGGTGAAATTGTAGTTATACATGATGAAACTTTAGACCGAACAACGAACGGAACTGGAAACGTTGCAGACTATAGATTAGATGAATTAAAACAACTAGATGCAGGTTATCATTTTGTTGATGAGCAAGGGAATTATTCTTATAGAGGAAAAGGAGTAACGATTCCAACATTAGCAGAAGTATTTGAAAATTTCTCAGAGCTTCCAATGATTATCGAGATTAAACCTGAGAATAAAGAGCTCACCGGTAAAGTATACGAAATGATAAAGGAATATGATTTAGCGGATAAAGTAATTATTAATTCTTTCTATGAAAACGTATTAGTTTGGTTTCATGAAATTGCAGGTGATGAGATTGCAATCGGAGCGGGACCAGAAACGGTTAAAAAATATGTAATTTCTAATCTATTTTATTTGGATCGATTAATATCACTTGATGTTCATGCCTTTCAATTACCATTAGAGCAGTCTGGAATTGATTTAGCATCAAAACGAATTATTCAAACGTTACAAAAACGTAATATAGCTGTTCAATATTGGACGATAAATGACGTGGAAGAGATGGAGGAATTAATAGATTTAGGTGTGGATGGTATTATAACTAATTATCCTGATCGATTAATTTCACTTTTAAAATAA
- a CDS encoding carbonic anhydrase, translating to MSNLTEILNFNQQFVENKEYEQYKTSKYPNKKMVILSCMDTRLVELLTKAMNLKNGDAKIIRNAGAIITHPFENVMRSILVAIYKLKAEEVYVIGHHDCGMTGLNSESMLEEITDRGISEETLQSLEHSGIQLSSFLKGFDSVTDSVKNSVSIVKNHPLLPPEVPVHGLIIHPETGQLEVVVDGLKDK from the coding sequence ATGAGTAATCTAACAGAAATATTAAATTTTAATCAACAATTTGTAGAAAATAAGGAGTATGAACAATATAAAACTTCAAAATATCCAAATAAAAAAATGGTGATTTTATCATGTATGGACACTCGTTTAGTAGAATTGTTGACTAAAGCTATGAATCTTAAAAATGGAGATGCTAAAATCATTAGAAATGCAGGGGCAATTATAACACACCCCTTTGAAAATGTGATGCGCAGTATTTTAGTTGCCATTTATAAATTAAAAGCCGAAGAGGTGTATGTGATAGGACATCATGACTGTGGCATGACTGGGCTAAATTCAGAAAGTATGCTGGAAGAGATTACAGATCGCGGGATATCTGAGGAAACATTACAATCTTTAGAACATTCCGGCATCCAATTATCCAGTTTTCTAAAAGGTTTTGACAGTGTAACAGATAGTGTAAAAAATAGTGTCTCTATTGTAAAAAATCACCCACTTCTTCCTCCCGAAGTTCCTGTACATGGTTTAATCATCCACCCAGAAACAGGACAACTAGAAGTTGTAGTGGATGGGCTTAAAGACAAGTGA
- a CDS encoding carboxypeptidase M32, with protein MSLQTLTTFKELVKKINEYNEALSVLYWDLRTGAPKKGVEGRSEVIGMLSTEQFNLSTSEQMGDCLSQLSETSVFAGLNQTEQRKVTEYKKDYDRNKKIPVELYKENVILTSKSESVWEEAKEKSDFSIFQPYLEKVVELKKKFIDYWGVKGSPYDTLLDIYEPNITTSQLDQVFGMLRERLVPLVTQIVESTNKPDTSFLHQTLSEEKQKEFSIFVLKEMGYDFGAGRLDKAVHPFMINLNLKDVRITTNYYPNDITFSLFSSLHEGGHALYEQNISAELIGTGLCTGASMGIHESQSRFWENMIGRSLPFWKRYYKNLREVFPNEFSSVSVEDFYRGTNESKPSLIRIEADELTYNLHVMIRYELEKALFNEGLKVADLPQAWNEKYTEYLGVTPSHDGEGVLQDVHWSGGDFGYFPSYSLGNIYAAQFMNTIQKQLPEFDAYIENGDLLPIKQWLSEQIYQYGKLLTPAEIIKQVTNEEINPEYLIEYLETKFKDIYEI; from the coding sequence ATGAGTCTTCAAACATTAACAACATTTAAAGAGTTGGTCAAAAAAATAAATGAATATAACGAAGCACTTTCTGTTCTTTATTGGGATTTAAGAACAGGTGCACCTAAAAAAGGAGTAGAGGGACGTTCTGAAGTAATAGGTATGTTATCTACAGAACAATTTAATCTTTCAACGTCAGAACAAATGGGGGATTGTTTATCCCAGTTATCTGAAACCTCTGTGTTTGCTGGTTTAAATCAAACAGAGCAAAGAAAGGTGACAGAATATAAAAAGGATTATGATAGAAATAAAAAAATTCCAGTTGAGTTATACAAGGAAAATGTCATATTAACCTCAAAATCTGAATCGGTGTGGGAAGAGGCAAAAGAAAAATCTGATTTTTCAATATTCCAGCCTTATTTAGAAAAAGTTGTTGAATTAAAAAAGAAGTTTATTGATTACTGGGGTGTGAAAGGTTCACCTTATGATACTTTGTTAGATATTTATGAACCTAACATTACAACAAGCCAATTAGACCAAGTCTTTGGAATGTTAAGAGAAAGATTAGTTCCATTAGTAACACAAATTGTTGAGTCAACTAACAAACCAGATACTTCTTTCCTTCATCAAACTCTCAGTGAGGAGAAGCAAAAAGAGTTTAGTATATTTGTATTAAAGGAAATGGGATATGATTTTGGAGCGGGTCGATTGGATAAAGCTGTTCATCCATTTATGATTAATTTAAATTTAAAGGATGTCAGAATTACTACAAATTATTATCCGAATGATATTACGTTCTCCCTGTTTTCTAGCTTACACGAAGGCGGACATGCTTTATATGAACAAAATATTTCAGCAGAGCTAATCGGCACAGGGTTATGTACTGGTGCTTCAATGGGGATTCATGAATCTCAATCAAGATTTTGGGAAAACATGATTGGAAGAAGTTTACCATTCTGGAAAAGATATTATAAAAATCTACGTGAGGTTTTTCCAAACGAATTTTCCTCAGTTTCAGTAGAAGATTTTTATAGAGGTACCAATGAATCAAAACCATCTTTAATTCGTATTGAAGCTGATGAATTGACTTATAATTTACATGTAATGATTCGTTATGAGTTGGAAAAAGCGCTCTTTAATGAAGGTTTAAAAGTGGCAGACTTACCTCAAGCTTGGAATGAGAAATACACAGAATACTTAGGAGTCACTCCATCTCATGATGGAGAAGGAGTTTTGCAAGACGTGCATTGGTCAGGTGGGGATTTTGGATATTTTCCTTCATATTCTCTCGGAAATATATATGCAGCACAATTTATGAACACAATACAAAAGCAATTACCTGAGTTTGATGCATACATTGAAAATGGGGATTTATTGCCAATTAAACAATGGTTATCTGAGCAAATTTATCAATATGGAAAGCTGCTGACACCTGCTGAAATCATAAAACAAGTAACAAATGAAGAGATCAATCCAGAATACTTAATTGAATATTTAGAAACGAAATTTAAAGATATATACGAAATTTAA
- a CDS encoding aromatic acid exporter family protein, whose product MGIRIIKTAVAAVIAVYLATYFNLNFPLSAGLLAILGVDVTKRRSLLNVLQRILASILGLLLASFLFDIVGFYIWMIGVYILLSYPFLAKMKLKDGIVTSSVIVFHVFSEQSIHYEVIINEIWLLIIGLGSATLINFLYMPKVEKDLRSIRVQVDGLLSEIFKQMSAHLTDSSAIWHGKELIEVEKKINEGLDLATRFSENNLFRQENGWLSYFQMRDRQMESVHKMVNLVAQVYESIPQGKMTAAVFDELINEVKEEYYSGRILDDLNHIATLFKEMDLPKTRKEFEVRSAILQLCLELKDYLNIAKKEKKKFLSL is encoded by the coding sequence ATGGGAATTCGAATCATAAAAACAGCCGTTGCTGCTGTCATTGCTGTTTATCTTGCAACATACTTCAATTTGAATTTTCCTCTCTCTGCAGGTTTATTGGCTATACTAGGTGTTGATGTTACGAAGAGAAGGAGTTTACTGAATGTTTTGCAACGTATTCTTGCTTCCATTTTAGGTTTATTATTAGCTTCATTTCTTTTTGATATCGTTGGTTTTTACATATGGATGATAGGGGTTTATATTTTACTTTCTTATCCGTTTTTGGCAAAAATGAAATTGAAGGATGGGATTGTAACAAGCTCTGTAATTGTTTTTCACGTATTTAGTGAACAATCAATTCATTATGAGGTGATTATAAATGAAATATGGCTGTTAATCATTGGATTAGGCTCAGCTACACTCATAAATTTTTTGTATATGCCGAAAGTAGAAAAGGATTTAAGATCCATTCGTGTACAAGTTGATGGTTTACTCTCTGAAATTTTTAAACAAATGTCAGCTCACTTAACAGATAGTTCTGCGATTTGGCATGGAAAAGAATTGATTGAAGTGGAGAAAAAAATTAATGAGGGTTTGGACTTAGCGACAAGGTTCAGTGAAAATAATTTGTTTCGTCAAGAGAACGGTTGGTTAAGTTATTTTCAAATGCGAGACAGACAAATGGAATCTGTACATAAAATGGTGAACTTAGTAGCACAAGTTTATGAATCTATCCCTCAGGGGAAAATGACTGCTGCAGTTTTTGATGAATTGATCAACGAAGTGAAGGAAGAATATTATAGTGGAAGGATTTTAGATGATCTAAACCATATTGCAACCCTTTTTAAAGAAATGGATCTTCCAAAAACAAGGAAAGAATTTGAGGTTAGATCTGCTATTTTACAACTATGTTTAGAATTGAAAGACTATTTAAACATCGCAAAAAAAGAAAAGAAAAAGTTTTTGTCACTATAG
- a CDS encoding outer spore coat protein CotE, which translates to MSLTDKDLSYREIITKAVCGKGRKFSQVTHTITPPHKPTSVLGVWLINHQYEAVKSDDGIEVVGTYDINFWYSYDNNSQTEVAKETLSYVEAVPLSYLDPNHRKTTAEVFAETTQEPSCVEANIVTSGNAVRIKVEREFKVEMVAETKVCVLVNENGIDDLDGEKEFDFDYDGGDFEDLDPDLLDDDI; encoded by the coding sequence ATGTCACTCACAGATAAAGACTTATCGTATAGAGAAATAATTACGAAAGCTGTTTGTGGTAAAGGTCGGAAATTTTCACAAGTAACACATACCATTACTCCACCTCATAAACCAACAAGTGTTTTGGGGGTATGGCTTATTAACCATCAGTATGAAGCGGTGAAATCTGATGATGGCATTGAAGTAGTTGGTACTTATGATATTAACTTTTGGTATTCTTACGACAACAACTCTCAGACGGAAGTAGCTAAGGAAACATTATCGTATGTTGAAGCGGTCCCTTTATCTTATCTAGACCCGAATCATAGAAAAACTACTGCAGAAGTATTTGCTGAGACTACACAAGAACCAAGTTGTGTTGAAGCTAATATCGTAACTTCTGGCAATGCTGTTCGGATCAAAGTTGAGCGTGAATTTAAGGTGGAAATGGTTGCGGAAACAAAAGTTTGTGTATTAGTGAATGAAAATGGTATCGATGATCTAGATGGCGAAAAAGAATTCGATTTTGATTATGACGGCGGAGATTTTGAAGATTTAGATCCAGATCTCTTAGATGATGATATTTAA
- a CDS encoding putative amidoligase domain-containing protein: MNQLFLLHGNDPALKDLMANPLIRHGTHLPKSLSKDTVIIQWGNETRVSDEYKVLNSAHFIEKVADKEHMLKSLDHQGIHVQTPFSQNVHLQVFLVPVFHLKVLALYRCTLHTENVLYPQNEVSFDLRNRQHRLIGRYAIRVIYALGLDYGVVKLGLISARKCTVLDVIPTPILDHNMRELFFKAIRSYHGELIEERKRTKEALIGLDVEFLLRNDKGKITFASNYFNRKGKVGCDSVLNGNKWIFPIAELRPNPSKIPKQLTINIFKLMHFAQEQINDPSIEWLAGGMPVKGLPLGGHIHMSQIWLNSFLLRVLDNYLTLPIMLIEDRTSLLRRPKYGFLGDFRTQIHGGFEYRSLPSWIVSPNITKGVLTLVRLIADHYWDLKSRPLNDETIQAHFYNGNKEALYPYVKKLWSDLEGLDSYAIYSKDLQAFKKQLFDKRSWNEQLDIRTSWRISPFDTLPKK, from the coding sequence ATGAATCAATTGTTTTTGTTACATGGCAATGATCCAGCATTAAAAGATTTAATGGCTAATCCCTTAATTCGTCACGGTACCCATCTACCTAAATCCTTATCAAAAGATACTGTGATTATTCAATGGGGTAATGAAACGCGGGTTTCAGATGAGTATAAAGTATTAAATTCCGCCCATTTTATTGAGAAAGTTGCGGATAAAGAACATATGTTAAAAAGCCTCGATCATCAAGGTATTCATGTTCAAACTCCGTTTAGCCAAAATGTTCATTTGCAAGTCTTCTTAGTACCTGTATTTCATTTGAAGGTCTTGGCTCTGTATAGATGTACACTTCATACAGAAAATGTACTTTATCCACAAAATGAAGTGAGTTTTGATTTAAGGAATAGACAACATAGATTAATAGGTCGGTATGCAATCAGGGTGATTTATGCATTAGGTCTGGATTATGGTGTAGTTAAGCTTGGGTTGATTTCTGCAAGGAAGTGTACAGTATTAGATGTAATTCCCACACCAATATTAGACCACAACATGAGAGAGCTATTTTTTAAAGCAATACGCTCATATCATGGGGAACTCATTGAGGAAAGAAAAAGAACAAAAGAAGCGTTGATTGGTTTAGATGTTGAATTTCTATTACGTAATGACAAGGGGAAAATCACCTTTGCTTCTAATTATTTTAACCGAAAAGGAAAAGTGGGTTGCGATTCGGTGTTGAATGGCAACAAGTGGATTTTCCCTATCGCAGAACTTAGACCTAACCCAAGCAAAATACCTAAACAATTAACAATCAATATTTTTAAGCTTATGCATTTTGCACAAGAACAAATAAATGACCCTTCTATTGAATGGTTAGCTGGAGGAATGCCCGTAAAGGGACTGCCTTTAGGTGGGCATATTCATATGAGTCAAATATGGTTGAACTCTTTTTTGTTAAGAGTATTAGATAATTATTTAACTCTGCCAATTATGCTGATTGAAGATAGAACTTCTCTGTTAAGGCGACCTAAATATGGTTTTCTAGGTGACTTTCGCACACAAATACATGGTGGATTTGAGTATCGAAGTTTACCTAGCTGGATTGTTTCACCTAATATTACAAAAGGAGTATTAACGTTGGTTCGTTTAATAGCCGATCATTATTGGGATTTAAAAAGTAGACCATTAAATGATGAAACGATTCAAGCGCATTTTTATAATGGCAACAAAGAAGCACTCTATCCCTATGTGAAAAAGCTTTGGAGTGATCTTGAAGGACTTGATTCATATGCTATTTACAGTAAAGATTTACAAGCATTTAAGAAACAATTATTTGATAAGAGATCTTGGAATGAACAGTTAGATATTAGAACAAGTTGGAGGATTTCTCCCTTTGATACCCTACCTAAAAAGTAG
- the mutS gene encoding DNA mismatch repair protein MutS, producing MAKYTPMIEQYLEIKEKAKDAFLFFRLGDFYEMFFEDAKLAAQELEITLTGREGGAEEKIPMCGVPFHSAEQYIYKLIQKGYKVAICEQVQNPAEAKGVVKREIVRVITPGTVMEGKMIGEDNNNFIVCVSHFNDTYNLAACDLTTGELYETSGQTSLDFIIDEIGTYSPVEIVSEASTYSYIHERMSQNSSTILMTEWNAKDEQSVKEQFTTKLWESLSLSSQHCVALLMSYLKETQKRALSHITNIHSYERNQYMTLDPFTRRNLELVETVRDQSKKGSLLWLLDKTATSMGARLLKRWVDKPLMNLNSINERLEVVDTLVQQYIIREDLREKLKNVYDLERLVGRISYGNANARDLVALKKSLEQVPALIEICNDSGSDNLSSIVHSLDQCTDLKDRIDEAIIDEPPISVKEGAMIKEGYHDYLDQLREASVNGKQWLAELEQREREVTGIKKLKIGYNKVFGYFIEITKANINLIPEGRYERKQTLTNAERFITPELKEKEALILEAEEKMVGIEYELFNDLRNELKFQLPRLQMLAGIISTLDVFQSLAKVSAENEYCKPVMTNSYDLNIKDGRHPVVESISKDQSFIANDSLFESGDQNILLITGPNMAGKSTYMRQVSLICIMAQIGCFVPASEATIPIIDRIFTRIGAADDLVSGQSTFMVEMKDIQVMTEKATAKSLVIIDELGRGTSTSEGMSIAQAVIEFLHNEIGCKTLVSTHFHELAHLEKHLPFLKNYSMSVKESGDEVTFLRKLIKGAASTSYGIYCAQIAGIPNSIIERSYLLLNTFESRDVNNDSNGLIDNVVRETAVTEQPVVESPLMQNKVDTIQMSLFEELEGNNTEVNDKQKKENKDNVIEKELRSLDLLNITPLQAIQFLSDLKSKL from the coding sequence ATGGCTAAATATACTCCGATGATAGAACAGTATCTTGAAATTAAAGAGAAGGCGAAGGATGCTTTTTTATTTTTTCGTTTGGGTGATTTTTATGAAATGTTTTTTGAGGATGCAAAACTTGCTGCACAAGAATTGGAAATCACATTAACAGGTCGAGAAGGTGGAGCAGAAGAGAAAATACCGATGTGTGGTGTTCCTTTTCATTCTGCAGAACAATACATCTATAAACTCATTCAAAAAGGTTACAAGGTTGCAATTTGTGAACAAGTACAAAACCCAGCTGAAGCAAAAGGGGTTGTGAAGAGAGAAATTGTAAGAGTGATTACCCCAGGAACTGTCATGGAAGGAAAAATGATAGGGGAAGATAACAATAATTTTATAGTGTGTGTTTCTCACTTTAATGATACATATAACTTAGCGGCATGTGATTTAACAACGGGTGAATTATATGAAACTTCTGGACAAACTTCCTTAGATTTTATCATAGATGAAATAGGTACCTATTCTCCAGTAGAAATTGTATCAGAAGCTTCAACATACTCATATATACATGAAAGAATGAGTCAAAATTCAAGTACAATCTTAATGACGGAATGGAATGCTAAAGATGAACAGTCAGTTAAAGAGCAATTTACAACAAAACTATGGGAGTCATTAAGCTTATCTTCTCAGCATTGTGTAGCTTTACTAATGTCTTATTTAAAAGAAACACAGAAGAGAGCATTATCACACATTACGAACATTCACTCTTATGAACGCAATCAATATATGACGCTTGATCCATTTACTAGAAGAAACCTAGAACTTGTTGAAACAGTTAGGGATCAGTCTAAAAAAGGTTCACTGTTATGGTTATTGGATAAAACAGCAACCTCTATGGGAGCGCGTTTATTGAAGAGATGGGTAGACAAACCTTTAATGAATCTAAATTCCATCAATGAAAGATTAGAAGTGGTAGATACATTAGTTCAGCAATATATTATAAGAGAAGATTTGAGGGAAAAGCTAAAAAATGTGTATGATCTAGAACGATTAGTTGGACGTATCTCTTACGGTAATGCAAATGCAAGAGATCTTGTAGCATTAAAGAAATCTCTAGAACAAGTTCCAGCATTGATTGAGATTTGTAATGATTCTGGGTCAGATAACCTTTCAAGTATTGTTCATTCGTTGGATCAGTGTACTGATTTAAAGGATCGTATCGACGAGGCAATCATAGATGAACCTCCAATTTCTGTGAAAGAAGGAGCGATGATTAAGGAAGGATATCATGATTATCTGGACCAGCTTCGTGAAGCCAGTGTCAATGGAAAACAATGGCTAGCAGAGCTTGAACAAAGAGAAAGAGAAGTTACAGGTATTAAAAAGCTGAAAATAGGTTACAACAAAGTATTCGGATATTTCATAGAAATCACGAAAGCAAATATTAATCTTATTCCAGAGGGAAGATATGAAAGGAAACAAACACTAACGAATGCAGAGAGATTTATTACACCTGAATTAAAAGAAAAAGAAGCATTGATACTAGAAGCAGAAGAAAAAATGGTTGGAATTGAGTATGAGTTATTTAATGATTTACGAAATGAACTTAAATTTCAATTACCAAGATTGCAAATGCTTGCAGGTATCATTTCTACACTGGACGTCTTTCAATCACTGGCTAAAGTTAGTGCAGAAAACGAGTATTGTAAACCTGTGATGACAAACTCTTATGACTTGAACATTAAAGACGGAAGACATCCAGTAGTTGAATCAATATCCAAAGATCAGAGTTTTATAGCTAATGATTCATTGTTTGAATCAGGGGATCAGAACATTTTGCTTATTACTGGACCTAATATGGCTGGTAAAAGTACTTATATGAGGCAGGTTTCTCTTATTTGCATCATGGCTCAAATCGGTTGTTTTGTTCCTGCGTCTGAAGCTACGATTCCAATCATAGATCGGATATTCACCAGAATTGGAGCAGCTGACGATTTAGTAAGTGGTCAAAGTACGTTTATGGTAGAAATGAAAGATATTCAAGTGATGACTGAAAAGGCTACTGCCAAAAGTCTTGTCATCATTGATGAATTAGGGAGGGGGACCTCAACAAGTGAAGGCATGTCCATTGCCCAAGCTGTTATAGAATTTCTTCATAATGAGATAGGATGTAAAACATTAGTTTCTACTCATTTTCATGAACTGGCACATTTAGAAAAGCATTTACCATTCTTAAAAAATTACAGTATGTCAGTAAAGGAGAGTGGAGATGAAGTTACATTCTTACGCAAATTGATAAAAGGTGCAGCAAGCACAAGTTATGGGATTTATTGTGCTCAAATAGCAGGTATTCCTAATTCCATTATTGAAAGGTCTTATCTTTTGTTAAACACTTTTGAATCTCGTGACGTGAATAACGATTCAAATGGTCTGATTGACAATGTAGTGCGTGAGACTGCCGTTACTGAGCAACCTGTAGTGGAATCACCTTTGATGCAAAACAAAGTTGATACCATTCAAATGAGCTTATTTGAAGAATTAGAGGGTAATAATACAGAAGTAAATGACAAACAGAAAAAGGAAAATAAAGATAACGTGATTGAAAAGGAACTTCGGTCGTTAGATTTATTAAATATTACACCGTTACAAGCTATTCAATTCTTGTCAGATTTAAAATCTAAACTTTAA
- a CDS encoding S41 family peptidase → MKLFKKLRTFTTLVIMIALLLPTAVFAEENEFSFEQMAEIFEKLSDYHVSGVSESELSEAAIEAMLLTLKDPYTEYFTEEEWDAYESSLQQNYVGIGVQLNEDELGIFIEVVFPGSPAEAAGLKSGDYFAEVNGESMIGIEMSELISKVKGPEDTTVNITVKRDQEMIGFELTRKQIQLPVITSESFDGGVGYIQLTSFTDKAGELFAQELEALQEKESLNGLVVDLRNNPGGYLHAALKIAEQFIEDGVLMYTSDQNGDKEVIKIEDGESLSIPVVVLVNGNSASASEVLSGALQDYEIATILGEQTFGKGSVQNLLPLSDGGVLKVTTYEYLTPNQNKVNQVGITPDIEIENGAAQLIRGLYEAGEEQIEVIIEDDSWELNGVEFKTIIDVIEEDENKYVSSRILSAIIQGEINWNPELKAVEITTEETSATFPVVSEGLMNVNGTTYIDLSDFEKQFPNFNWRVNEDIITLDVD, encoded by the coding sequence ATGAAATTATTTAAAAAGCTACGAACGTTTACAACTTTAGTTATTATGATTGCTTTACTGTTACCAACAGCTGTTTTTGCAGAGGAAAATGAATTTAGTTTCGAGCAGATGGCTGAAATATTTGAAAAACTTAGTGATTATCATGTAAGTGGAGTTAGTGAAAGTGAATTATCAGAAGCCGCAATAGAAGCTATGCTGTTAACATTAAAAGACCCTTATACTGAATATTTTACAGAAGAAGAATGGGATGCTTATGAAAGTAGTTTACAGCAGAACTATGTTGGAATTGGCGTTCAACTAAATGAGGATGAATTAGGCATTTTTATTGAGGTTGTATTTCCCGGCTCTCCAGCCGAAGCAGCAGGACTAAAGTCAGGAGACTATTTTGCAGAAGTAAATGGAGAATCCATGATTGGCATTGAGATGAGTGAATTGATAAGCAAGGTAAAAGGACCTGAAGATACTACTGTTAACATTACGGTCAAAAGAGATCAGGAGATGATTGGATTTGAACTTACTCGTAAACAAATTCAATTACCTGTTATTACATCAGAATCCTTTGATGGCGGTGTTGGATATATACAATTGACAAGTTTTACTGACAAAGCAGGTGAATTATTTGCACAAGAACTTGAAGCTCTCCAGGAAAAAGAAAGTTTGAATGGTTTAGTTGTTGACCTTCGAAATAACCCAGGAGGCTATTTACATGCAGCTTTAAAAATAGCAGAGCAATTCATAGAAGACGGGGTATTGATGTATACAAGTGATCAGAATGGAGACAAAGAGGTGATTAAGATTGAAGATGGTGAATCTCTTTCTATCCCAGTAGTTGTTTTAGTTAATGGAAACAGTGCAAGTGCCTCTGAAGTATTGTCTGGGGCTTTACAAGATTATGAAATTGCAACGATTTTAGGAGAGCAAACATTTGGAAAAGGAAGTGTGCAGAATCTTCTGCCTTTATCAGACGGTGGTGTATTAAAAGTAACAACATATGAGTATTTAACACCAAATCAAAATAAAGTGAATCAGGTTGGAATTACACCTGATATTGAAATAGAGAATGGTGCTGCACAACTTATAAGGGGATTATATGAAGCCGGAGAAGAACAAATAGAAGTAATCATAGAAGATGATAGCTGGGAACTTAACGGAGTAGAATTTAAGACAATTATTGATGTCATTGAAGAAGATGAGAACAAGTATGTTTCTTCAAGAATTTTATCTGCTATCATTCAAGGTGAAATCAACTGGAACCCAGAACTAAAAGCAGTTGAAATCACTACAGAAGAAACATCAGCTACTTTTCCAGTAGTTAGTGAAGGGTTAATGAATGTTAACGGAACAACTTATATTGATTTAAGTGATTTTGAGAAGCAATTCCCCAATTTTAATTGGAGAGTTAATGAAGATATTATTACATTAGATGTAGATTAA